GCGTTTCCCCCCCCTAAGGAAGCCCCAAGGCCAAGGGAGGCGTCCAAGGTGGCTCCCAGGGCCAAACCGGTGGGAGAGGCCCCCTTCGTTCCCCGGCCCCCTTTCTTCGGGGTGCGGGTGGAGGAGAACCTGGATCTGGCCACCCTCGCCCACTATGTGAACAAGCTGGCCCTGTACCGGGGCCAGTGGGGCTACAGCCGCAAGGGGCTTTCCCGGGAGGCGTGGCAGGCCTTGGTGGATCGGGAGGCGGAGCCGGTTTTCCGGCGTCTCCTCAAGGAGGCCATAGAGGAGGGGTGGCTTAAGCCTAAGGTCCTCTACGGTTTCTTCCCCGTGGCCCGGGAGGGGGAGGAGCTTCTGGTGTTCTCCCCTGAGACCGAGGAGGTGCTGGAGCGCTTTGCCTTTCCCCGGCAAAGGGGTGGGGGCCTAAGCCTGGTGGACTACTTTCGTCCCCGTTTTGCCCCTCCCTTGGGGGATGAGGCCGGGTGGCTTCCCGCCTTTAAGGCCGGGGCGAGGGATGTGCTGGGAGTGCAACTGGTCACCATGGGGGAGGAGCCAGGCCAAAAGGCCAAAGCCCTTTTTGAGACTGGGGCCTACCAGGACTACCTTTTCGTGCACGGTTTCAGCGTGGAAATGACCGAGGCCTTGGCGGAGTACTGGCATAAGAGGATGCGGCAGATGTGGGGGATAGCGGGTAAGGATGCCACCGAGATCAGAAAACTTTTCCAGCAGGGCTACCAAGGGGCCCGCTACTCCTTCGGCTACCCCGCCTGCCCCGATCTGGCTGACCAGGCCAAGCTGGACCGCCTCATGGGTTTTGGCCGGATTGGGGTGCGCCTCACGGAGAACTTCCAGCTGGACCCGGAGCATAGCACCAGCGCCATCGTGGTGCACCACCCCGAGGCGCGGTATTTCAACGTGGATAGGGCTTAGTCCATGGAAAGCGGGTTTGGCCCGGGCTAGACCCACCAGACGATGGGTCGGTGGGGAAGGGCCTTTGGGGATACGGGGGTGCCCTTGGGATACCGCTCCTGCGCGTAGTGGGGGAGGGCGTAAGTCTCCAGTACCTCTTCCCCTAGGTTTACGATCCAGACCTCGGGAATACCGGCCTCTTGGTAAAGGGGAAGCTTGAGGGAGCGGTCTTGCATCAAGGTGGAGTCTGAGATTTCCACCACCAAAAGGGCGTCCTCGGCGGTGGGGGGGCGTTGGTCATATCGGCTTTCCGGCAACCTGAGGAGAACTAAGTCGGGCTCAGGCTCTGAGAACTGGGAAAGAAGCAAAGGAATTTGGGAAACCACTAGGGCCTCTTGGGAAAAGGCCTCGCTTAGAACGCGGGTAAGGTGTATCAAATAGCGGATGTGGTTTTTGCCCATGAGGGACATGGTATAGACCTCACCGTCTAGAAGCTCCACCCGTTCGGGCAGGATGCCCGCCTGGTAGGCCTTATGGTATGCCTCAACGGGGAAGCGATACCGGACCATCACCTCTCAGTATACTTGGCCCCGTGTTGGGGCTTTACCACGCTGCCCGTACCCTGGGGCTAAAGCCCTTTCTCCTGGAATCCTTGGGGGTCAGGACCCCTTTCTCCCAACTTTCCCTCCTGGGAGTGCGGCCTAAGCACCGCCTCGAGGTCCAGGAGGGGCGCCTTTACCTGGATGGCCGGCGGGTGGGGGAGGCGGTGGATCTCTTCGCCTATCTGGAGAAAGGTCTTGGGCGGGGATACTTCCCGGCTTGGATGGGCTTTGTGGCCTACGAGTTTGCCCGTCACCTGGGGCTTGCCGCCCACCCACCCTTACCCGGTTTACCCGAGGCGGTTTTCTTCTACTATCCGGAGGGCTTTGCCCTCCTGGAGGGGAAGCTTGTGGAAAGGCCTTCGATTTCCTTAAGGCCCCTGGCTTACACCCCGCCCCCCTTACTCCCCCATCCCGTGGTTTCGGACTTCCCCCAGGAGGCTTTCCTCCAGGGGGTTTTGGCGGTGCAGGAGAGGATCCGGGCCGGGATGGTCTACCAGGTAAACCTTTCCCACCGCTTCCGGCTTCTTGGGGCGGTGGACCCCCTTCTCCTTTACGCCCGCCTCCGCGCCATAAACCCTTCTCCCTTCATGGGCCTTTTGGAGGGGGAGGGGTGGGCGGTGGTGTCAGGAAGCCCAGAGAGGCTCTTCCAAAAGGTGGGTAGCCGCATCCAGGCCCGGCCCATAGCGGGCACCCGGCCTAGGGGCCACTCCCCGGAAGAGGACGTGCTCCGGGAGGGGGAACTTCTTTCCTCTCCCAAAGAGAGGGCGGAACACGCCATGCTGGTGGACCTCCTGCGCAACGACCTGGCCCGGGTGGCTTTGCCGGGAAGCGTAAGGGTGCGGGAGCTTTTCACGGTGGAGCGTTATGCCCACGTCATGCACCTGGTTTCCCAGGTGGAGGGGTATACCCGGGCTTCCTTAGGCCAGGTGTTCGCCAGCCTTTTCCCAGGGGGTACCATTACCGGAGCCCCTAAGGGGATGGTGATGGAGGCCATCCGGGAGCTGGAGCCTGTACCCCGGGGGGCGTATACGGGAAGCCTAGGGTATGTTTCCGGCCGAGGGGCTGACTTCAACATCCTCATCCGCTCCTTCCAAAAGGTGGAAGAAGAGGTGCTTTTTGCTGCGGGAGCAGGCATCGTGATGGGTTCTCGGCCGGAGGCGGAGTACCAGGAAACGCTTCACAAGGCGGAAAGCCTCCTTCTGGCCCTGGACAGGGGCCGGCCCGGGGCTAGCCCAAAGCTGCCTAAGCCCAGGGCCTCCTGGGCCCCACCCCTTCCTCCCCGCCAGGTGAAGGCCAGGGTCCTCTTTGTGGAAAACCGCGATTCCTTTAGCTATAACCTGGTGGACTACCTGAGGGCCTTGGGGGCGGAGGTGGTGGTGGTGGACCAGGAGGAGCCTCCCCGTTTCCAAGGCTTTACCCACCTGGTGGTGGGGCCAGGGCCCAAGGACCCCTTTGCGGCGGGTAGGCTTATGGATTGGACCCATGGGGCTTTGGCGGAAGGAATCCCCTTCTTGGGCATCTGCTTGGGGCACCAGGCCCTGGGGGTAGCCTTGGGGGCGGAGCTCTACCGGGAAGCGCCCGTGCACGGGGAGGCCCACCCCATCTACCACCGAGGACAGGATCTTTTCCAAGGGCTTCCCAACCCCCTTCCCTTCGCCCGCTACCACTCCCTGGCCCTAAGAAACCTCCCTGAGGGGGTGCGCCTTCTGGCCTGGACAGCGGAGGGGATCCCCATGGCCATCTGGGATGGGCGGCGGGCCTATGGCGTCCAGTTCCACCCGGAGAGTATCCTGTCCCCGTGGGGGATGGAGCTTCTGGCAAGGTTCCTGGAGGAGACCTGAGGCGGGTCCTTCTGCGGGGGGAGCCCTTCAGCGAGCCCCTTCCGGAAGGGTTTTTGTACCATGGCCTAAGCGTTTTCACCACCTTGCGGGTGGAAAGGGGAGAGGCCCTTTGGCTAGGGGAACACCTCCACCGCCTAAGGCGGCATGCTTCGGCCTTGGGGCTTCCCTACCCGGGGGATGGGGTGTTCCTAAAGGACCTCGAGGCCCTGAAGAAAGAGCTTTCCCACCTTCCTTGCCTCCGCCTCCGCTTCACCGTGGGGGAGGGGGTCTGGCTTACCGAGGCCCGGCCCTATACGCCCCTTCCCTTGGCGGCCTATGAGGAAGGGGTGCGGGTTCTCTTGACGCCCTACCGGGTGCATCCGGACCTGTACCGCTTTAAGACGGGCAACTACCTGCCCTACCGTCTGGCCTGGAAGGAGGCGGAGGGGCAGGGGGCTTTTGAGGGGCTTTTGCAGGATGGCGAGGGCTATGTGGTGGATGGAAGCCGCACCAGCCCCCTCCTTTACCGGGATGGGGTGCTCTTGCTCCTGGAGGGGGGCCTCGAGGGGATCACCCGGATAAAGGTGGCTGAGGCGGCTCGGGAACTGGGCCTCAGGGTGGAAAGGGCCCGGCTTTACCCCTGGGAACTTCCCTTGGCCGAGCCGCCACCCCTTCCGCCGCAACTGGCCCTGCGCCGTCGGGGAGGGGAGCGGGAAGGGGCAAGGGGAAACTTGCTCCTAGCGGGAAGCGGCGTGGGGCTTTTGCCCGTGGGGTTTGGTCCCTCTGAGCTTCGCCCCTTGGTGGAGCGCTTCCTTCCCGCCTGCTATACTAAATAGCGGAAGTTCCAGCCCATGCCCATGGGCTGGTGTGTCTTTTCACGCGGAGGGAAGGGATGAAGAAGCCGGTCTACCTGACCCCAGAAGGCTATAGGCGCCTTCAGGAGGAACTCAACCACTTAAAGACCACCAAGCGGCAGGAGATTTCCGCTGACTTTGAGCAGGCTTTGGAGGAAGGGGATTTAAGGGAGAACGCTGGCTACGATGAGGCCCGCCGGGCCATGTGGCAGAATGAGGCCCGGATTGCCCAGCTGGAGGACCTCTTGGCCCGGGCGGTGGTGGTGGAGGGGAATGGCTCCTATGAGCAGGTGGCCTTGGGCTGCCAGGTGGAGCTGGAAACCGAATCCGGGGAGAGGCTCTCTTTGGCCATTGTGGGGAGCCACGAGGCGGATATTTTCAGCGGCAAGATCTCCGACGAGTCCCCCTTGGGCCAGGCGCTTTTGGGCAAGAAGGTGGGGGATGTGGTGGAGATAAGGGGCAAGAAGGGAGCCCAGGTCTACACCATCCTCGAGATCAAGCCCCTATAGTTCTGCGGTGAGCGCGGGCGTGGCCTTAAGAGGGCCCAGGGCCTCTTCCGCATGGTGTTTGAGGGCCAGCAGTAGCCTTTCCAAGGGAGCTTCCTCCAGATAGGGAAGGGCCTCGCTACCCGGGAGGTGGAGGATGGCCCTGAGGGCTTCCACGCCCCTTTCCCCCAGGTAGACGCCCTCATCCTCCAGGCGGCCCGTCTTCAGGTATAAACCCGGCCCCAAAAGGTTGGGACCCAGGCCCCCCGCCTTCACCACCCGCCAGCCTGCCCATACCAGGGGTAGAAGGGGCCGGGGGTGTTTGGCGATGCCCCGTAGGCCCGAGATGAAGACGGGGTAGATCCTGGGCGCGGCCTCGGGGGAGGCCAGGCGGTAGGCTAGTTCCGCCAGAAAGGAGGCCAGAAGGAAGCGCCTAGGCTCCTCCAGACCATGGAGCCGGCCCATTAGCTCGGCCTGGGTGAGGGTGGGCAGGCCCTCGCCCTTGCGGTAAAGCTGGAAGCGCACATGGTGAAAGAGGGAAAGCCTTCCCGAACGCCCCGTGGGGCGGAGGCCTTTGCGCACCATGGCCTCGAGGCTTCCCCCTGGGGTTAGGAACCGCAGGAGCAGGTCCCCTTGGGGTAAGGCTTTACGCCCCACCACGATGCCTTCCTCCAGGTGGTACCCCTCCACATTTCCAGTGTATCCTTAAGGCATGGAACGGACCCTGCGCGACATCCTGGAATGGGTAGTCCTGGGCCTACTGGTGGTGGTAGGGGTACTCCTTGCCCTCTGGGTTGGGGGATGGGTCTTCACCTTTTTAGGACGGGTGCTTTTGGCCCTTTCGGGGCTGATCTGGGAGCTACTTAAGTTCGCCATTCCCTTGCTGATCCTGGCGGCCATCGGCTACGGGGTGGTTTACCTTTTGCAAAAGCGTAGCGCATAAGGAGGCGGCAGCAAACGGTGCTCTCTGGATAAACCGCGATAAGTACCCGGCCTTAGCCCAGAAGGGCGGGTTTATCTATAACGTGCCCTATACCCTTGACCAAAAGACAATCAGGGGTGTATACTTTTTCCTTAGTTTAGGGGGAGGGAGTATGGACCGTAGGCTTCTGTTGAGGTTAGGTGCTCTTTTGGGGGCGGGCTCCCTGATGGGGGCTCGGGCCAACGAGAAGGTGGCCTATAAGGACTTCAAGAAGGAAACCCCGGTGGCGGTGGTCTACCACCTGGACTTTGGGGATCCTAACCGCTTTGGGCAGATGCTGACCAACATCGGCAACCACCTCTCCGTCTACGACAACGACCCCTTCAAGGTCAAAATCGTGGTGGTGGCCCATGGGGCCGGGGTTCAGTTTTTCCTCAAGGATCTGGAGGGTACCCCGTGGGCCTCGGCCCAGTACGACCGGGAGGCCCTTTTCAGCCGGGTGAAGCAGCTGGCCCAGCTGGGGGTGGAGTACTACCTCTGCGAGATTACCTTCAGCCGGAACAATATCCCCAAGGAAAAACTGCGGTCCGACGATTTCCTCAAGTGGGTGCCGTCTGGGGTAGGGGCTTTAGGGGAGCTCCAGGCCAAGGGTTATGCCTATATCAAGGTAGGTTAGGCCTTAAAGGGCCCATAGGGGTGCGTATAATGCCCCCATGCGGGTCCTTTTCATCGGCGACGTGATGGCCGAGCCCGGCCTCAGGGTGGTGAGCCTGCACCTGCCGGATATCCGGGACCGGTACGATCTGGTCATTGCCAACGGGGAGAACGCCGCCAAGGGCAAGGGCCTGGACCGTCGTTCCTACCGCATCCTACGCGAGGCAGGGGTGGACCTGGTTTCCTTGGGGAACCATGCCTGGGACCACAAGGAGGTCTACGACCTTTTGGAGAAGGAGCCGGTGGTCCGAGCCCTCAACTACCCTCCGGGTACCCCGGGGCGGGGTTGGTGGCGGCTTTGGGCAGGGGAGGAGAGCCTCCTCTTTGTGCAGGTGATGGGCCGGATCTTCATGGACCCCCTGGACGATCCCTTCCGCACCCTGGATGCCCTTTTGGCCCAGGAAAGGGCGGATTATATCCTGGTGGAGGTGCACGCCGAGGCCACCAGCGAGAAGATGGCCTTGGCCCACTACCTGGACGGGCGGGTTACCGCGGTGCTGGGCACCCATACCCACGTGCCCACCCTGGACGCCATGCGCCTGCCCAAGGGTACCCTGTACCAGACCGATGTGGGCATGACTGGCACCTACGAGTCCATCATCGGCGGGGAGGTGGAAACCTTCCTGGCCCGCTTCCTCACGGGTAGGCCCCAGCCCTTTAGGGCTGCGCAGGGAAGGGCCCGTTTCCATGCCACGGAGCTGATTCTGGAAGGAGGCAAGGGGGCTTCCATAGGCCCTTATGTGTGGGAGGAACCTTGACGCAGGGGAAGGAGGACACCTTTGACCTCTTGCGGGCGGAGGTGGACCTTTTGGGTCGCCTTCTGGGGGAGGCCATCCGGGCCATCTCGGGGGAGCGGTTTTTTGCCTTGGTGGAGGAGGTGCGCCTGCTTTCCAAAGCCCGGCGGCAAGGGGACGAGGGAGCGAGCGCCGTCCTCCTAAAGCGGGTCGAGGGGCTTTCCCTGGAGGAGGCGGAGGCCCTGGTGCGGGCCTTCACCCACTACTTCCACCTGGTGAACCTGGCGGAGGAGAGGCACCGGGTGCGGGTGAACCGGCTCAGGGCCCAGGCGGAAACCCCGGAGAACCCTAGGCCCGAGGGCTTCCTGGCCTTGGCCCAGGCCCTGAAGAAAAGGGGTCTTTCCCTGGAGGAGGTGGAGGCCCACCTCAACCGCCTGGAGCTATGGCTCACCTTCACCGCCCATCCCACCGAGACCCGCCGGCGGACCCTAAGGTACCATCTGGAAAAGCTTCAAGAAGAGCTGGAGGCCAAGGACCGCTCCCGTTTGGCAGCCAGGGTAGCCCTGCTTTACGCCACCGAGGAGGTGCGCAAGGCCAGGCCCACGGTGGAGGACGAGATCAAGGGGGGGCTGTACTACCTGCCCACCACCCTTTGGCAGGCGGTGCCGCGGGTGGTGGAGGGCCTCGAGGCGGCCCTGGAACAGGTGTATGGCAAACGGCCCCGCCTGAAGAGTCCGGTGCACTTTAGGAGCTGGATCGGAGGCGACCGGGATGGCAACCCCTTCGTCACCCCAGAGGTGACCGCCTTCGCCGGTCGGTATGCCCGCCAGGTGGCCCGGGAACGGTTTCTACGGGAGCTGGAGGACCTGGTGCGGGACCTCTCCCTCTCCGAAACCAAGGTGCCCGTCCCCCGGGGTATCCGGGAGGGGGGAGAAGGGGTGGAGCGCTTTCCCGGCGAACCCTACCGCCGCTTCTTTGCCCGGCTTTATGCCCGGCTGGAAAGGGAAGAGGTCAGCACCGAGGAGCTTTTAAGGGCGCTGCGGATGGCGGAGGAGGGCCTGGGGACGGTGGGCTTAGGGCAGGTGGCCCTCTCCTTTTTCCGGCCCCTCGAGGCCCGCCTGCAGGCTTTCGGCCTGGAGCTGGCCCCCCTGGACCTCAGGGAGGAGTCCATAAAGCTTCTGGAGGCCGCCCAGGAGCTTCTGGCCGTGGGGGGTGTCCATCCCGGCTTCCTCTCCCTTTCCCCGGAGGAGAAGGAGGCGCTTCTCACCCGGGAGCTGGCAAGCGCCCGACCCCTTTTGCCCGTGGGGGAGGAGCCCAGGGGCGAGGCCCTGCGGGTAGCCCTGGGGGCCCTTAGGGCCTGGCGGGACAAGGGGGCCCATGTGGTCTCCATGACCCACCATCCTGCGGACATCCTGGCGGTCTTCCTCCTGGCGCGGGAGGTGGGGTTATACCGCCCGGGCGCCTCCTTGCCCTTTGACGTGGTGCCCCTTTTTGAAACCCTAGAGGACCTCCACCGGGCCCCGGAGGTGCTGGCCCGCCTTCTCTCCAACCCCGTCTTTCTTGCCCATGCTCGGGGCCGGGGTGGGGTGGAGGTGATGATCGGTTACTCCGATTCCAACAAGGATGTGGGCTTCCTGGCCGCCAACCTGGCCCTGTACGAGGCCCAGGAGGCCTTGGCCAGGGTGGGGGAAGGCTTTGGCCTGCCGGTTTTCTTCTTCCACGGCCGGGGTACCTCCACCGCCCGGGGTGGGGGCCCCGCAGGCCGGGCCATCGCCAGCCTGCCCCCTAAGAGCGTGGGGTACCGCATCCGTCTCACGGAGCAAGGGGAAGCCCTGGCGGACCGGTACAGCCACCCTGAGCTGGCCGTGCGCCACCTGGAGCAACTCCTCTTCCATTTCGCCCAGGCGGCCTTGGGGGAGGGGATAGAACCCAAACCCGAGTGGCGGGAGGCCCTTTGGCAGGCGGGGGAGGAGAGCGTGCGCCGGTACCGGGCCCTTCTGGCCCAGGAGGGTTTCTTCCCCTTCTTTGAGGCCCTCACCCCCATCCGGGAGATCGGGGAGCTCCCCATCGCCAGCCGCCCCGTGTACCGGCACGGCCGGGTGCGGGAGATCCGGGACCTGAGGGCCATCCCCTGGGTGATGGCCTGGACCCAGGTGCGCCTCCTCCTGCCGGGTTGGTATGGGCTTAGCGCCTTGGAAAGCCTTCCCCTGGACCTTCTCAGGCGGATGTACCGGGAGTGGCCCTTCTTGGCCACCACCCTGGAAAACGCCGCCATGGCCCTGGCCAAGGCGGATATCGGGGTGGCGGGGCTTTACCTGCGCCTGGTGCCAGAGGAGCTTCATTCCCTTTTCCATGGCATCGCCCAGGAGTACCGAAAGACGGTGGCGCTTCTGGAAAACATCTTCCAGGCCCCCCTCCTCCACAACCAAAGGACCCTGGAAAGGCAGATCGGGCTACGCAACCCCTACGTGGACCCCATCAACTTCGTGCAGGTGGAGCTCCTCCGCCGCTACCGTGCCCCCGGAGGCCGGGAGGACGAGGCCCTGAGGAAGGCCCTCTTGCTTTCCTTGCTGGGGGTGGCGGCGGGACTCAGGAATGCGGGGTAAGATGGAGGCCGATGGAACTCGGCCAGCATCCTGACCAGCGGGTGGGCGTCTTCGTGGACACCCAGAACCTCTACCACTCCGCCCGGGACTACTACGAGCGCAACGTGAACTTTGAGAGCCTCCTGCGTTTTGCCGTGGGGGGGAGGCGCTTGGTGCGGGCCACCGCCTATGTGGTGGAAAAGGAAGGGGATACCTCAGCTTGGCCTTTCATCTACAAGCTTTCCACCATCGGCTACCGGGTTAGGCGCATGTACCTCACGGTGAAGGAGCTGGGCGAGGGAGGGAAGCCCATCTACGAGGGCAACTGGGATATGGGTATCGCTGCGGACATGGTGCGGCTCATGCCCCACCTGGACGTGGTGGTCCTGGGAAGCGGGGATGGGGATTTTGTGGAGATCCTCGAGGTCCTCATGGAAAGGGGCATCCGGGTAGAGGTCATCGCCTTCCGGGAGACCACGGCCCAGAGGCTCATAGACGCTGTGGACCGCTTTACGCACCTTCCGGAGATTCCCAACGCCTTCATGGAGCCCAAAAACGCCGAGCGATGAGCCTGGAGGCTTACGATTACTTCCTTCCCCCGGAGCTCATCGCCCAAGAGGGGGTGGAGCCCCGGGACCTGGCTCGGATGCTGGTGGTCCATCGGCAGGGCCCCTTTAGGGTGGAGCACCGCCGGGTGCGGGACCTGCCCGCGTACCTTCGGCCTGGGGATGTCCTGGTCTTCAACGAGAGCCGGGTAATCCCGGCCCGTCTCCTGGCTACGAGGCCCACAGGGGGAAAGGTGGAGGTGCTGTTGGTGCGGGAAAGGTCCCCAGGTCTTTGGGAGGCTTTGGTGGGGCCTGGGAGGAAGGCCAAGCCTGGGACTTGGCTGCGTTTTCTTTCGCCGCGGGATTTGCGGGAGGTTCCCGGCCTGCACGCGGAGGTGGTGGGGGTGGAGGAGGGTGGGGTGCGGCTTCTTCGCTTTGAAGGGGACCTCCTGGCCCATTTGGAAGAGGTGGGGGAGGTGCCCTTGCCCCCCTACATCAAGGCCAGGATTCCCCCTGAGCGCTACCAGACCGTTTACGCCAAGCGCCCGGGCTCGGTGGCGGCGCCCACCGCGGGGCTTCACTTTACCCCTGAGCTTCTCGCCCGCTTGCCGGAGATGGGGGTGGAGCTTCGTTTCCTAACCCTTCATGTGGGGCCTGGTACCTTCCGCCCGGTCAAGGGGGACCTGGAAAGCCACCCGATGCACTCCGAACCCTTTGAAATCCCCGAGGAAACCGCCGAGGCCGTAAACCGGGCCAAGAAGGAGGGGAGACGGGTGGTGGCGGTGGGCACCACCGTGGTGCGGGCCTTAGAAAGCGCCTATAGGGAAGGGGTGGGGGTGGTGCCGGGTGCGGGGGAGACCCGGCTTTTCATCCACCCTCCTTACACCTTCCGCGTGATAGATGCCCTTTTCACCAACTTCCACCTGCCCCGCTCCACCCTCCTCCTGCTGGTGGCGGCCTTTTTGGGCTACGAGAGGACCATGGAGGCCTACCGGCTGGCGGTGGCGGAGCGGTACCGGTTTTACTCCCTAGGGGACGCCATGCTTATCCTGTAGGGCGTTCCGTGAGGGCAGGAAGCCACGCAGCACCCACCGGATGCCTCGCCTGCGTGCTTTTCTCCGAAGCGCTATCGGGGTGCGCTTTTTTTAAGCGAAGGCGGTGTGGATTGATACCCTTTTTTCGTGTTTCGTTCCACGAGTTCTAGAGAGATGTCGCCTATCCAAGGGCTTTTCCGGGGCCCCCACCCTGGCGCAAGCCAGGGTGGGGTGGTATTAGAGGGGAAGGCCTAGGCTTTTGAGGAAGGCTTGGGCCTCGAGGGGGCCCAGGAAGGCGGGTTGGCGATCCGGGTGAAACCAGGCCAGGAGGGGTTCTATAGCCCGGCTGTCTAGGGGTTTCTGGCCGGCCAGGACCAGTTTATGGTCCCCATCCCTAAGCCATACCATGCCCACCACCTCCCCTTCTGCCCGGGTTCCTGGGGGAAGGGGAGGGCCGAGGAAAACCGCATCCACCTCCTCTCCGTCCGCGGGGTTAAAAAGGCCGGGGATAAGGCCGTAGTTCACCGGCGCCGGTTGGTCCACCGCCACCAGGCTGAGCTTCCCTTCCTTCCAGGCATAGCGGAAGGGGCTTCCCTTGCTCCACTCCACCACCATGGAAAGCCGCATCATCCCAGGTTAAGGAGAAGCCGGGCCACGGTAAGGTAGATGAGAAGGCCCGAGATATCCGAAAGGGTGGCCACCAGGGGATTGGACACCAAGGCGGGGTCTACGCCAAGACGCCTCAGCACCACCGGGAGCATGGCCCCTACCAGGTTGGCAAACAGGACCAGGAGGAAGAGGGCTAGGCCCACCGCCGGGGCCAGTGGGGCGTGGCCGTCCAGGAAGACCTTGCCCAAAAGCAGCGTGGCCAGGGTGAGGCCCAGAAGGCTTCCCACCAGGCTTTCCTTGAAGAGGACCCGCCGCCAGTCCCTTAGGTCCAGGTCCCGGGTGGCCAAGGCCCGGATGATGAGGGTGGCGGACTGGTTGCCGGTGTTGCCTCCCGTGCCCAGGAGCACGGGTACGTAAAAGGCCAGGGCCGTGGCCGCCTCGAGGAGGCTTTCAAACCCTTGCAGGATGGAACTGGTGACCATGCCGGTCAGGATCAGGATCACCAGCCAGCGCACCCGGGCCAGCCACAGGGTGATGGGGGAGGCCTGGCTATAGACCAGATCCGGCACGTCCACGGCGGCCAGGCGGTGGATATCCTCGGTGGCCTCCTTTT
The window above is part of the Thermus albus genome. Proteins encoded here:
- a CDS encoding NYN domain-containing protein, which codes for MELGQHPDQRVGVFVDTQNLYHSARDYYERNVNFESLLRFAVGGRRLVRATAYVVEKEGDTSAWPFIYKLSTIGYRVRRMYLTVKELGEGGKPIYEGNWDMGIAADMVRLMPHLDVVVLGSGDGDFVEILEVLMERGIRVEVIAFRETTAQRLIDAVDRFTHLPEIPNAFMEPKNAER
- the greA gene encoding transcription elongation factor GreA, which codes for MKKPVYLTPEGYRRLQEELNHLKTTKRQEISADFEQALEEGDLRENAGYDEARRAMWQNEARIAQLEDLLARAVVVEGNGSYEQVALGCQVELETESGERLSLAIVGSHEADIFSGKISDESPLGQALLGKKVGDVVEIRGKKGAQVYTILEIKPL
- a CDS encoding Uma2 family endonuclease, with the translated sequence MVRYRFPVEAYHKAYQAGILPERVELLDGEVYTMSLMGKNHIRYLIHLTRVLSEAFSQEALVVSQIPLLLSQFSEPEPDLVLLRLPESRYDQRPPTAEDALLVVEISDSTLMQDRSLKLPLYQEAGIPEVWIVNLGEEVLETYALPHYAQERYPKGTPVSPKALPHRPIVWWV
- a CDS encoding TIGR00282 family metallophosphoesterase; the encoded protein is MRVLFIGDVMAEPGLRVVSLHLPDIRDRYDLVIANGENAAKGKGLDRRSYRILREAGVDLVSLGNHAWDHKEVYDLLEKEPVVRALNYPPGTPGRGWWRLWAGEESLLFVQVMGRIFMDPLDDPFRTLDALLAQERADYILVEVHAEATSEKMALAHYLDGRVTAVLGTHTHVPTLDAMRLPKGTLYQTDVGMTGTYESIIGGEVETFLARFLTGRPQPFRAAQGRARFHATELILEGGKGASIGPYVWEEP
- a CDS encoding DsrE family protein; protein product: MDRRLLLRLGALLGAGSLMGARANEKVAYKDFKKETPVAVVYHLDFGDPNRFGQMLTNIGNHLSVYDNDPFKVKIVVVAHGAGVQFFLKDLEGTPWASAQYDREALFSRVKQLAQLGVEYYLCEITFSRNNIPKEKLRSDDFLKWVPSGVGALGELQAKGYAYIKVG
- a CDS encoding phosphoenolpyruvate carboxylase; protein product: MTQGKEDTFDLLRAEVDLLGRLLGEAIRAISGERFFALVEEVRLLSKARRQGDEGASAVLLKRVEGLSLEEAEALVRAFTHYFHLVNLAEERHRVRVNRLRAQAETPENPRPEGFLALAQALKKRGLSLEEVEAHLNRLELWLTFTAHPTETRRRTLRYHLEKLQEELEAKDRSRLAARVALLYATEEVRKARPTVEDEIKGGLYYLPTTLWQAVPRVVEGLEAALEQVYGKRPRLKSPVHFRSWIGGDRDGNPFVTPEVTAFAGRYARQVARERFLRELEDLVRDLSLSETKVPVPRGIREGGEGVERFPGEPYRRFFARLYARLEREEVSTEELLRALRMAEEGLGTVGLGQVALSFFRPLEARLQAFGLELAPLDLREESIKLLEAAQELLAVGGVHPGFLSLSPEEKEALLTRELASARPLLPVGEEPRGEALRVALGALRAWRDKGAHVVSMTHHPADILAVFLLAREVGLYRPGASLPFDVVPLFETLEDLHRAPEVLARLLSNPVFLAHARGRGGVEVMIGYSDSNKDVGFLAANLALYEAQEALARVGEGFGLPVFFFHGRGTSTARGGGPAGRAIASLPPKSVGYRIRLTEQGEALADRYSHPELAVRHLEQLLFHFAQAALGEGIEPKPEWREALWQAGEESVRRYRALLAQEGFFPFFEALTPIREIGELPIASRPVYRHGRVREIRDLRAIPWVMAWTQVRLLLPGWYGLSALESLPLDLLRRMYREWPFLATTLENAAMALAKADIGVAGLYLRLVPEELHSLFHGIAQEYRKTVALLENIFQAPLLHNQRTLERQIGLRNPYVDPINFVQVELLRRYRAPGGREDEALRKALLLSLLGVAAGLRNAG
- a CDS encoding aminotransferase class IV is translated as MRRVLLRGEPFSEPLPEGFLYHGLSVFTTLRVERGEALWLGEHLHRLRRHASALGLPYPGDGVFLKDLEALKKELSHLPCLRLRFTVGEGVWLTEARPYTPLPLAAYEEGVRVLLTPYRVHPDLYRFKTGNYLPYRLAWKEAEGQGAFEGLLQDGEGYVVDGSRTSPLLYRDGVLLLLEGGLEGITRIKVAEAARELGLRVERARLYPWELPLAEPPPLPPQLALRRRGGEREGARGNLLLAGSGVGLLPVGFGPSELRPLVERFLPACYTK
- the recO gene encoding DNA repair protein RecO, with protein sequence MEGYHLEEGIVVGRKALPQGDLLLRFLTPGGSLEAMVRKGLRPTGRSGRLSLFHHVRFQLYRKGEGLPTLTQAELMGRLHGLEEPRRFLLASFLAELAYRLASPEAAPRIYPVFISGLRGIAKHPRPLLPLVWAGWRVVKAGGLGPNLLGPGLYLKTGRLEDEGVYLGERGVEALRAILHLPGSEALPYLEEAPLERLLLALKHHAEEALGPLKATPALTAEL
- a CDS encoding chorismate-binding protein, whose amino-acid sequence is MPQRGSDTGPSPLSILGPVLGLYHAARTLGLKPFLLESLGVRTPFSQLSLLGVRPKHRLEVQEGRLYLDGRRVGEAVDLFAYLEKGLGRGYFPAWMGFVAYEFARHLGLAAHPPLPGLPEAVFFYYPEGFALLEGKLVERPSISLRPLAYTPPPLLPHPVVSDFPQEAFLQGVLAVQERIRAGMVYQVNLSHRFRLLGAVDPLLLYARLRAINPSPFMGLLEGEGWAVVSGSPERLFQKVGSRIQARPIAGTRPRGHSPEEDVLREGELLSSPKERAEHAMLVDLLRNDLARVALPGSVRVRELFTVERYAHVMHLVSQVEGYTRASLGQVFASLFPGGTITGAPKGMVMEAIRELEPVPRGAYTGSLGYVSGRGADFNILIRSFQKVEEEVLFAAGAGIVMGSRPEAEYQETLHKAESLLLALDRGRPGASPKLPKPRASWAPPLPPRQVKARVLFVENRDSFSYNLVDYLRALGAEVVVVDQEEPPRFQGFTHLVVGPGPKDPFAAGRLMDWTHGALAEGIPFLGICLGHQALGVALGAELYREAPVHGEAHPIYHRGQDLFQGLPNPLPFARYHSLALRNLPEGVRLLAWTAEGIPMAIWDGRRAYGVQFHPESILSPWGMELLARFLEET